The proteins below come from a single Streptomyces sp. B3I8 genomic window:
- a CDS encoding AraC family transcriptional regulator: MYAERASRLPGAVVWRRRTERPAAVPSVLPAPSRRPGPPVLPERPVLPDGCMDLLWTEGRLLVAGPDTHAYVPDGLPAHWVGVRFPPGTAPTLLGVPAHELRDRRVDLADLWPATLVRRLTARVDAAPDPATALEALALDRAADTDPPDPLLTRVVASLNAGHSVTATAEALGMSTRRLHRRSRTAFGYGPKTLSRVLRLQRALRAAAEGAPHAEVAARTGYADQAHLTREVRALTGMTPGRLFPPPHGDPPG, from the coding sequence ATGTACGCGGAACGGGCGTCACGGCTGCCGGGGGCGGTGGTCTGGCGCCGTCGCACGGAACGGCCGGCCGCCGTACCGTCCGTCCTGCCTGCCCCGTCCCGGCGACCAGGCCCGCCCGTCCTGCCCGAGCGTCCCGTCCTGCCCGACGGCTGCATGGACCTGCTGTGGACCGAGGGCCGGCTGCTGGTCGCCGGTCCCGACACGCACGCGTACGTCCCCGACGGCCTGCCCGCGCACTGGGTGGGCGTCCGCTTCCCGCCCGGCACGGCGCCGACGCTGCTCGGCGTCCCGGCCCACGAACTGCGCGACCGCCGCGTCGACCTCGCCGACCTGTGGCCGGCCACCCTGGTCCGACGCCTGACCGCCCGCGTCGACGCGGCCCCGGACCCGGCCACCGCACTGGAGGCACTCGCGCTGGACCGGGCGGCGGACACGGACCCCCCTGACCCGCTGCTGACGCGGGTGGTCGCCTCCCTGAACGCGGGCCACTCGGTGACCGCGACCGCAGAAGCCCTCGGCATGAGCACCCGCCGGCTCCACCGCCGCTCCCGCACGGCATTCGGCTACGGCCCGAAGACCCTCTCCCGCGTCCTGCGGCTGCAGCGGGCACTGAGGGCGGCGGCGGAGGGCGCACCGCACGCGGAGGTGGCGGCCCGAACGGGCTACGCGGACCAGGCCCACCTCACGCGAGAGGTACGGGCTCTGACGGGGATGACCCCGGGGCGGCTCTTCCCGCCTCCGCACGGGGATCCGCCGGGCTGA
- a CDS encoding VOC family protein encodes MTPRLDAIGLVVSDMAASLAFYRRLGFVFPEGSERQPHAEAEVPGGMRLLLDTEEVVRSFRPGWHPPSDGAGGRASLAVRCATPAEVDTLHEALVTAGHHGELAPWDAVWGQRYAIVHDPDGNAVDLYAGL; translated from the coding sequence ATGACTCCACGACTCGACGCGATCGGCCTGGTCGTCTCCGACATGGCCGCCTCCCTCGCCTTCTACCGCCGGCTGGGCTTCGTCTTCCCCGAGGGCAGCGAGCGGCAACCGCACGCGGAGGCGGAGGTGCCCGGCGGGATGCGCCTGCTGCTGGACACGGAGGAGGTGGTGCGCTCCTTCCGCCCCGGCTGGCACCCGCCGTCGGACGGCGCCGGGGGCCGCGCGTCCCTCGCCGTGCGCTGCGCGACCCCGGCCGAGGTGGACACCCTCCACGAGGCCCTGGTGACCGCCGGCCACCACGGCGAACTCGCCCCGTGGGACGCGGTCTGGGGCCAGCGCTACGCGATCGTCCACGACCCGGACGGCAATGCGGTGGATCTTTACGCGGGGCTGTGA
- a CDS encoding ThuA domain-containing protein, which translates to MASRLLVYTRTTAYRHDSVPDAVAALRTLDPGGLAVDATEDPAALEAPLTPYAAVVFLSTSGEVLTDAGRSRLAAYIEAGGGFAGVHAAACTEYDWPYFGELLGARFTRHPVYQPGQVVVEDRAHPATAHLPARWDLTDEWYDFDTNPRATAHILLRADENSYEGGGMGTDHPLAWYREQGAGRVFYTALGHASPAYADPAFRTHLLGGLRWAAGLAHPAGA; encoded by the coding sequence ATGGCCTCCCGACTCCTCGTGTACACCCGCACCACCGCCTACCGTCACGACTCCGTCCCGGACGCCGTCGCCGCCCTGCGCACCCTCGACCCCGGCGGTCTCGCCGTGGACGCCACCGAGGACCCGGCCGCCCTGGAGGCCCCCCTCACCCCGTACGCGGCCGTCGTCTTCCTCTCCACCAGCGGCGAGGTCCTCACCGACGCCGGCCGCTCCCGTCTGGCCGCGTACATCGAGGCCGGCGGCGGCTTCGCAGGGGTGCACGCGGCGGCCTGCACCGAGTACGACTGGCCGTACTTCGGCGAACTGCTGGGCGCCCGTTTCACCCGGCACCCCGTCTACCAGCCGGGCCAGGTCGTCGTCGAGGACCGCGCCCACCCCGCCACCGCCCACCTCCCCGCCCGCTGGGACCTCACCGACGAGTGGTACGACTTCGACACCAACCCCCGCGCCACCGCGCACATCCTGCTGCGCGCCGACGAGAACTCGTACGAGGGCGGAGGCATGGGCACCGACCACCCGCTCGCCTGGTACCGCGAGCAGGGCGCCGGCCGGGTCTTCTACACCGCCCTCGGCCACGCCTCGCCCGCCTACGCCGACCCGGCCTTCCGCACCCACCTCCTCGGCGGGCTGCGCTGGGCGGCCGGGCTCGCTCACCCCGCCGGGGCGTGA
- a CDS encoding class I SAM-dependent methyltransferase: protein MPAKNVTVDRASFGHRVGYAVRHPGRVPRHLVRVTRDMWLRRKYPDHVDYYRAVMRSDTQVSPDAAVGSPTRERWLALGAMQFDYLVEHGLRPEHRMLEIGCGNLRAGWRFIRHLEPGHYYGLDISPDILAAAQDTIAEKGLQRRLPTLTPVRDLKFAFLPDAHFDVVHAHSVFSHSPLPVIEECLAHVGRVLAPGGWFDFTFDRTEGEEHHVLHEDFYYRTQTLVALAARYGLRARFMDDWERLPHGQSKIRVTHAPAG from the coding sequence GTGCCGGCCAAGAACGTCACCGTCGACCGAGCGAGCTTCGGGCACCGTGTGGGCTACGCCGTGCGGCATCCGGGCCGGGTGCCGAGGCATCTCGTGCGTGTCACCCGGGACATGTGGCTGCGCCGCAAGTACCCGGACCACGTCGACTACTACCGGGCCGTGATGCGCTCCGACACGCAGGTGAGTCCGGACGCGGCGGTCGGCAGCCCGACCCGGGAGCGGTGGCTGGCGCTCGGCGCGATGCAGTTCGACTACCTGGTGGAACACGGGCTGCGTCCCGAGCACCGGATGCTGGAGATCGGCTGCGGCAACCTGCGCGCCGGCTGGCGGTTCATCCGGCATCTGGAGCCCGGGCACTACTACGGTCTGGACATCTCCCCCGACATCCTCGCCGCGGCACAGGACACGATCGCGGAGAAGGGGCTGCAACGGCGGCTCCCGACGCTCACGCCGGTCCGCGACCTGAAGTTCGCGTTCCTGCCCGACGCGCACTTCGACGTCGTCCACGCGCACAGCGTCTTCTCCCACTCGCCGCTGCCGGTGATCGAGGAGTGCCTGGCGCACGTCGGCCGGGTGCTCGCGCCGGGGGGCTGGTTCGACTTCACCTTCGACCGGACCGAGGGCGAGGAGCACCACGTGCTGCACGAGGACTTCTACTACCGCACGCAGACGCTCGTGGCGCTGGCCGCCCGGTACGGGCTCCGGGCCCGGTTCATGGACGACTGGGAGCGGCTGCCGCACGGCCAGTCCAAGATCCGGGTGACTCACGCCCCGGCGGGGTGA
- a CDS encoding sensor histidine kinase: MEQPQSQPYAQEATDPDARWLNAVLHTAFLALLCSSLVRYLTHAHGGDARTVALFVTFPLLYAAGRLLAPAPAPGTRPTVRHLVWLGAVTANWIVLLVQAPSATWCAMPLLFTGLHALPPRLAVPLVALLTALVVGSEIRMSHGTLNPNMVVAPPAIGAVATAVLVHLQRQSARRRLLIDDLVRTRRDLAATERRAGVLAERHRLSAEIHDTLAQGLTSQRMLLQAAERVWRTDPATAHDHLREATGITARNLTEARRLVQDLGPADLTDDTLPGALRALTERESRPGLAVEFRLDGTPGPLPDRVEATLLRIAQGALANVREHAAATRAALTLTCLDDRIALDIADNGRGFDPTARPAPVSGRGHGLPAMRIRARQAGGTLTVESTPGEGTVVTAITPLEFAP, from the coding sequence ATGGAGCAGCCGCAGTCCCAGCCGTACGCGCAGGAAGCCACCGATCCCGACGCGCGCTGGCTCAACGCCGTCCTCCACACCGCCTTCCTCGCCCTCCTCTGCTCCTCCCTCGTCCGCTACCTCACCCACGCCCACGGTGGTGACGCCCGTACGGTCGCCCTGTTCGTGACCTTCCCGCTCCTTTACGCCGCCGGCCGGCTGCTCGCCCCCGCCCCCGCGCCCGGCACGCGGCCCACCGTCCGGCACCTCGTCTGGCTCGGGGCCGTCACCGCGAACTGGATCGTGCTCCTCGTCCAGGCGCCGAGCGCCACCTGGTGCGCGATGCCCCTGCTGTTCACCGGGCTGCACGCACTGCCCCCGCGCCTCGCCGTACCGCTCGTGGCACTGCTCACCGCGCTGGTCGTCGGCTCCGAGATCCGGATGTCGCACGGCACGCTCAACCCCAACATGGTCGTCGCCCCGCCGGCCATCGGCGCGGTCGCCACCGCCGTACTGGTCCACCTCCAGCGCCAGTCGGCCCGCCGACGCCTCCTCATCGACGACCTGGTCCGCACCCGCCGGGACCTCGCGGCCACCGAACGGCGGGCCGGCGTCCTCGCCGAGCGGCACCGGCTGTCCGCCGAGATCCACGACACCCTCGCCCAGGGCCTGACCAGCCAACGCATGCTGCTCCAGGCCGCCGAACGGGTCTGGCGCACGGATCCCGCGACGGCCCACGACCACCTGCGCGAAGCCACCGGCATCACCGCCCGCAACCTCACCGAGGCCCGGCGCCTGGTCCAGGACCTCGGCCCCGCCGACCTCACCGACGACACCCTCCCCGGCGCGCTCCGGGCCCTCACCGAGCGCGAGAGCCGGCCGGGCCTCGCGGTGGAGTTCCGGCTCGACGGCACGCCCGGTCCGCTCCCGGACCGGGTCGAGGCGACACTGCTGCGCATCGCGCAGGGCGCGCTGGCCAACGTGCGCGAGCACGCGGCGGCGACCCGCGCCGCCCTCACGCTCACCTGCCTCGACGACCGGATCGCGCTCGACATCGCGGACAACGGCCGCGGCTTCGACCCGACGGCCCGCCCGGCCCCCGTCTCCGGCAGGGGACACGGGCTCCCCGCCATGCGCATCAGAGCCCGGCAGGCCGGGGGCACCCTCACCGTCGAGTCGACGCCGGGCGAGGGCACCGTCGTCACCGCCATCACCCCGCTGGAGTTCGCGCCATGA
- a CDS encoding response regulator transcription factor — protein sequence MTPVPVRLLLCDDHAVVRAGLRALLSSADGIEVVGEAGSGEEALALAAQLRPDVVLMDLQLGDGIDGVKATRKLTAGTPAPRVLVLTMFDTDADITRAVEAGATGYLLKAERPEELFAAIRDAATGRTALSAPVADRLLAHLRDPRPALSDREHEILQQLSRGLGNREIARALFISEATVKTHLQRIYGKLGVETRAGAVALAKERRLLR from the coding sequence ATGACCCCTGTACCCGTACGACTGCTGCTGTGCGACGACCACGCGGTGGTCCGGGCCGGCCTGCGCGCCCTGCTGTCCAGCGCCGACGGCATCGAGGTCGTCGGCGAGGCGGGCAGTGGCGAGGAGGCGCTCGCGCTCGCCGCCCAGCTCCGCCCGGACGTCGTACTGATGGACCTGCAACTCGGCGACGGCATCGACGGCGTGAAGGCGACCCGGAAGCTGACAGCCGGGACGCCGGCGCCGCGCGTCCTCGTCCTCACCATGTTCGACACGGACGCCGACATCACCCGGGCCGTCGAGGCGGGCGCCACCGGGTATCTGCTCAAGGCGGAGCGCCCGGAGGAACTGTTCGCCGCGATCCGTGACGCGGCAACAGGGCGTACGGCCCTGTCGGCGCCGGTCGCCGACCGCCTGCTCGCACACCTGCGCGACCCTCGCCCGGCCCTGTCGGACCGCGAGCACGAGATCCTCCAGCAACTGTCACGGGGACTGGGCAACCGTGAGATCGCACGGGCGCTGTTCATCAGCGAGGCGACGGTGAAGACCCATCTGCAGCGGATCTACGGCAAGTTGGGGGTAGAAACCCGGGCAGGCGCGGTGGCGCTGGCGAAGGAACGACGGTTGCTGCGGTAG
- a CDS encoding carboxylesterase/lipase family protein has protein sequence MATSETPANDPSGSPDPVVRTPHGRVRGRYEQGVAVFRGIPFAAPPFGPRRFRPPVPPEPWGGVRDAGAYGPTPPKPPYSEAFARFLADPVVAGDDCLNLNVWTPEPGRGARLPVMVWIHGGALTRGSSAVPIYDGTAFARDGVVLVSFNYRLGVEGYGLFPDAPPNLGLHDQLAALEWVHASVAEFGGDPDHVTVFGESAGAISIGALLAAPRARGLFRRAVLQSGPPEVTDRDKVRRLVRRMAARLEVPATAAAFADVDRTRLAEAQAEAGRMAGPILGGPAFGIVVDGDLVPRDPQAALMDGAARDVPLLMGWTSEEYRLWIAPTGLVERIDRLGPLAVALAMARCHCGPEVIRGYRAAHPAATTSELIGQMVTDHLLRVPLHRLADARAGLAPTDGPPPANPPANPPANPPANPPSGIAPATLAAGTHVYEFAWRSNVPGLGACHALELGFVFDAADVPEAERLAGPDAPRELAQEMHEAWVRFAVDGDPGWAPWDASHPVRLFGGGGEENPLVHGPRDAEMALWQAQSRRPDPGRVTRRVTRPPLRVTAPLSAVRRFRRS, from the coding sequence ATGGCAACCTCCGAGACCCCTGCCAACGACCCCTCGGGGTCCCCGGACCCCGTCGTCCGCACTCCCCACGGCCGCGTCCGCGGCCGCTACGAACAGGGCGTCGCCGTCTTCCGCGGCATCCCCTTCGCCGCCCCGCCCTTCGGCCCGCGCCGCTTCCGGCCCCCCGTGCCGCCCGAGCCGTGGGGCGGCGTCCGCGACGCCGGCGCCTACGGGCCCACCCCGCCCAAGCCGCCGTACTCCGAGGCGTTCGCCCGCTTCCTCGCCGACCCGGTGGTCGCCGGCGACGACTGCCTCAACCTGAACGTGTGGACACCGGAGCCGGGCCGCGGGGCCCGGCTCCCGGTCATGGTGTGGATCCACGGCGGCGCCCTCACCCGCGGCTCCTCCGCCGTGCCCATCTACGACGGCACGGCCTTCGCCCGCGACGGAGTCGTTCTCGTCTCCTTCAACTACCGCCTCGGAGTGGAGGGTTACGGCCTCTTCCCGGACGCCCCGCCCAACCTCGGCCTGCACGACCAGCTCGCCGCGCTGGAGTGGGTGCACGCGTCCGTCGCGGAGTTCGGCGGCGATCCGGACCACGTCACCGTGTTCGGCGAGTCGGCGGGCGCCATCAGCATCGGCGCACTGCTGGCCGCGCCGCGCGCCCGGGGCCTGTTCCGGCGGGCGGTGCTGCAGAGCGGGCCGCCCGAGGTGACGGACCGGGACAAGGTGCGCCGGCTGGTGCGGCGGATGGCCGCGCGGCTGGAGGTCCCCGCCACGGCCGCCGCCTTCGCCGACGTGGACCGCACCCGGCTGGCCGAGGCCCAGGCGGAGGCCGGCCGCATGGCCGGCCCCATCCTGGGCGGCCCCGCGTTCGGCATCGTCGTCGACGGCGACCTCGTGCCCCGCGACCCGCAGGCGGCGCTGATGGACGGCGCCGCCCGGGACGTACCGCTGCTGATGGGCTGGACCAGCGAGGAGTACCGGCTGTGGATCGCGCCCACGGGGCTGGTCGAGCGCATCGACCGCCTCGGCCCGCTCGCCGTCGCGCTGGCGATGGCCCGCTGCCACTGCGGACCCGAGGTGATCCGCGGCTACCGCGCCGCGCACCCGGCGGCCACGACGTCCGAGCTGATCGGCCAGATGGTCACCGACCACCTGCTCCGTGTGCCGCTGCACCGACTGGCCGACGCCCGCGCGGGCCTCGCCCCGACGGACGGACCCCCGCCCGCGAACCCGCCCGCGAACCCGCCCGCGAACCCGCCCGCGAACCCGCCCTCCGGCATCGCACCGGCCACCCTCGCGGCCGGCACCCACGTGTACGAATTCGCCTGGCGCTCCAACGTCCCCGGCCTCGGCGCCTGTCACGCCCTGGAACTGGGCTTCGTCTTCGACGCGGCCGACGTACCGGAGGCGGAACGGCTCGCCGGCCCGGACGCGCCCCGGGAGTTGGCGCAGGAGATGCACGAGGCCTGGGTGCGGTTCGCGGTGGACGGCGACCCCGGGTGGGCGCCGTGGGACGCGTCCCACCCCGTACGGCTGTTCGGCGGGGGCGGGGAGGAGAACCCCCTGGTGCACGGCCCCCGCGACGCGGAGATGGCCTTGTGGCAGGCGCAGTCCCGACGCCCCGACCCCGGCCGGGTGACCCGCCGGGTGACCCGCCCGCCACTGCGGGTGACGGCCCCGCTGTCGGCGGTCCGCCGCTTCCGGAGATCCTGA